The Bos indicus x Bos taurus breed Angus x Brahman F1 hybrid chromosome 15, Bos_hybrid_MaternalHap_v2.0, whole genome shotgun sequence genome includes a window with the following:
- the DDX6 gene encoding probable ATP-dependent RNA helicase DDX6, translating into MSTARTENPVIMGLSSQNGQLRGPVKPSGGPGGGGTQTQQQMNQLKNTNTINNGTQQQAQSMTTTIKPGDDWKKTLKLPPKDLRIKTSDVTSTKGNEFEDYCLKRELLMGIFEMGWEKPSPIQEESIPIALSGRDILARAKNGTGKSGAYLIPLLERLDLKKDNIQAMVIVPTRELALQVSQICIQVSKHMGGAKVMATTGGTNLRDDIMRLDDTVHVVIATPGRILDLIKKGVAKVDHVQMIVLDEADKLLSQDFVQIMEDIILTLPKNRQILLYSATFPLSVQKFMNSHLQKPYEINLMEELTLKGVTQYYAYVTERQKVHCLNTLFSRLQINQSIIFCNSSQRVELLAKKISQLGYSCFYIHAKMRQEHRNRVFHDFRNGLCRNLVCTDLFTRGIDIQAVNVVINFDFPKLAETYLHRIGRSGRFGHLGLAINLITYDDRFNLKSIEEQLGTEIKPIPSNIDKSLYVAEYHSEPVEDEKA; encoded by the exons ATGAGCACGGCCAGAACAGAGAACCCTGTTATAATGGGTCTGTCCAGTCAAAATGGTCAGCTGAGGGGCCCTGTGAAGCCCAGTGGTGGCCCCGGAGGAGGGGGCACACAGACTCAGCAACAGATGAACCAGCTGAAAAACACCAACACAATCAATAATGGCACTCAGCAGCAAGCACAGAGTATGACCACCACTATTAA ACCTGGTGATGACtggaaaaagactttaaaactcCCTCCAAAGGATCTAAGAATCAAAACTTCG GATGTGACCTCCACAAAAGGAAATGAGTTTGAAGATTACTGTTTGAAACGGGAGTTGCTGATGGGAATTTTTGAAATGGGCTGGGAAAAGCCATCTCCTATTCAG GAGGAGAGCATTCCCATTGCTTTATCTGGTAGGGATATTTTAGCTAGAGCAAAAAACGGAACAGGCAAGAGCGGTGCCTACCTCATTCCCTTACTTGAACGGCTAGACCTGAAGAAGGACAATATACAAG CAATGGTGATTGTTCCCACTAGAGAACTTGCTCTACAGGTCAGTCAAATTTGCATCCAGGTCAGCAAACACATGGGAGGGGCCAAAGTGATGGCAACCACAGGAGGAACCAATTTACGGGATGACATAATGAGGCTTGATGACACAG TGCATGTGGTGATAGCTACCCCTGGAAGAATCCTGGATCTTATCAAGAAAGGCGTAGCAAAAGTTGATCATGTCCAGATGATAGTATTGGATGAG gcagataaGTTGCTGTCACAGGATTTTGTGCAGATAATGGAGGATATTATTCTCACGCTACCTAAAAACAGACAGATTTTATTATATTCTGCTACTTTCCCTCTTAGTGTACAGAAGTTCATG aattccCATTTGCAGAAACCCTATGAGATTAACCTGATGGAGGAACTAACTTTGAAGGGAGTAACCCAGTACTACGCATATGTAACTGAGCGCCAAAAAGTACACTGCCTCAACACACTTTTCTCCAGG CTTCAGATAAACCAGTCGATTATTTTCTGTAACTCCTCTCAGAGAGTTGAATTGCTAGCCAAGAAGATTTCTCAACTGGGTTATTCTTGCTTCTATATCCATGCTAAAATGAGGCAG GAACATCGAAATCGTGTGTTTCATGATTTTCGAAATGGCTTATGCCGCAATCTTGTTTGCACTG atttgtttacCCGAGGTATTGATATACAAGCTGTGAATGTGGTAATAAACTTTGACTTCCCAAAGCTGGCAGAGACCTATCTCCATCGTATTGGAAGATCAG GTCGCTTTGGTCATCTTGGCTTAGCCATCAACTTGATCACATACGATGATCGCTTCAACCTGAAAAGTATTGAGGAGCAGCTGGGAACAGAAATCAAACCTATCCCGAGCAACATTGACAAGAGCCTGTATGTGGCAGAATACCACAGCGAGCCTGTAGAAGATGAGAAAGCTTAA